The DNA segment GTCGATCGCGCCGAGTGCGCCGCGCACCGTTTCCACCGCCGCCAGCACGCTGGCATAGTCGCCGACATCGGTGGTCAGCGCGACGGCGCGGCGGCCCAGCGCCTCGACCCTATGCGCGGTCTCTTCCGCCCCGGCGGCGTCGACGTCGAGAATGGCAACGTCGCAGCCTTCTTCCGCGAGGCGGGTGGCGATGCGCCGGCCGATGCCGATGGCGCCGCCGGTGACGAGAGCCACACGTCCGTCAAGATTGTACATGGCCGGTTTCCGTTCGAAGAAGGGTGGCCGGCCGCTCAATGAGCGGAATGGCCGTCGAGATCGGGAAGGAAGATCGACTTGATACGCTCGTCGGCTTTCATCTTCGCCGCCGGGCCGGAGCACTGCAGCGCGCCGTGCTCGAAGGCGTAGACATAGTCGGCGACCTCGAAGGAGAGATCGATGTTCTGCTCCACGAGGATGATCGACACGCCGCTCTCGGCGAGGCGCAGGACGATCTCGAAGATCTGGTGAATGATGATCGGCGCCAGCCCCAGCGAGGGCTCGTCGAGCAGCAGCAGGTCCGGGCTGCCCATCAGCGCACGCCCGATCGCCAGCATCTGCTGCTGGCCGCCCGACAGCCGGCTCGCCGACTGGCCACGGCGCTCGCCCAGGATCGGGAACAGCTCAAACACCTGGTCGCGCAGCTCGGCGAAGCTCTTGCCCCGGCCGGAGGCGTAGCCGGCGATCAGGTTCTCCTCGATGGAGAGCTGCTGAAACACCCGCCGTCCCTCGGGGCAGTGGCCGAGGCCGCGCCGCACCATCTGGTGCGGCCTGGCGCCGGTCACATCCTCGCCCTTGAAGACGATGGAGCCGTCGGTCGGCCGGTTCAGCCCGCTCAGCGTGCGCAGGAAGGTGGACTTGCCGGCCCCGTTGGGGCCGATAATGCACACCACCTCGCCCTGAAGCACCTCAAGGCTGATGCCATGTAAGACTTTCACTCTCCCGTATCCGGACTCGATTGCGTCGACCGCGAGCAGCGGCTTCGATGTCTCTGATCGCACCTGGCTGGCCAAGATAAGCCTCCTGCACGGCGGTGTTCGCCCGGATCTCGGCGCCAGTGCCTTGAGCCAGCACGGTGCCACGGTTCATCACGATGATCCTGTCGGAAATCGACATGATCAGCTTCATGTCATGCTCGATCAGCACCATCGCCATGTCGGGGGTGCGCACGTCGAGAATGTAGTGCTTGAGCCGCTCGGTCTCGCCATGGTTGAGGCCGGCGGCGGGCTCGTCCAGCAGCAGCACGCGCGGTTCGTTGACGATGGCGCGCGCCAGTTCCACCAGCTTCTGCTGGCCATAGGCGAGGCTGCCGGCAAGCCGATCGGCGAACGGGGCGAGGCCGAGGCGTTCCAGTACCGCCATGCAGCGCTCACGCCGCTCGCCCTCCGCGCGGCGGCCGGTAAGCCCGAAGGTGGAGGCGACCAGCGTGCCAATGCGCGGGGGCACCAGGACCACCTCCAGATTCTGCAGCACGCTCATGCCGTCGAACAGGCGGATGTTCTGGTAGGTACGGCTCAGCCCCGCATGGGCGATGCGGTGCTTGGGCAGCGTCTGCAGCTCG comes from the Ancylobacter pratisalsi genome and includes:
- a CDS encoding ABC transporter ATP-binding protein; this translates as MKVLHGISLEVLQGEVVCIIGPNGAGKSTFLRTLSGLNRPTDGSIVFKGEDVTGARPHQMVRRGLGHCPEGRRVFQQLSIEENLIAGYASGRGKSFAELRDQVFELFPILGERRGQSASRLSGGQQQMLAIGRALMGSPDLLLLDEPSLGLAPIIIHQIFEIVLRLAESGVSIILVEQNIDLSFEVADYVYAFEHGALQCSGPAAKMKADERIKSIFLPDLDGHSAH
- a CDS encoding ABC transporter ATP-binding protein; this translates as MLRFDHVTKQFGAHKAIDDVSFTVEPGLITAVIGPNGAGKSTLVNMAAGSYSVTSGRILVNEVELQTLPKHRIAHAGLSRTYQNIRLFDGMSVLQNLEVVLVPPRIGTLVASTFGLTGRRAEGERRERCMAVLERLGLAPFADRLAGSLAYGQQKLVELARAIVNEPRVLLLDEPAAGLNHGETERLKHYILDVRTPDMAMVLIEHDMKLIMSISDRIIVMNRGTVLAQGTGAEIRANTAVQEAYLGQPGAIRDIEAAARGRRNRVRIRESESLTWHQP